Genomic segment of Arachis hypogaea cultivar Tifrunner chromosome 16, arahy.Tifrunner.gnm2.J5K5, whole genome shotgun sequence:
GCGGCGAGGTTCCAACAAGCTTGGGAACGCTGGAGAAGCTCAAGGTTCTTGATCTCAGCCACAACGACTTCCATGGTTGCGTACCCGAGAGTTTCGGTGATGGAAAATTCATGGAGATGGTGAAACTTGACCTGAGCCATAATGGATTTGGTTGTAGGGTCCCAGAGAGTCTTGGGCACTTGCAAAGTTTGGAGCTTTTGGACCTAAGCTTCAACAAATTCGGAAACTTTGGGGTCCCTTTGTTTTTGGGAAAGGTTCCAACTTTGAAGGAGGTGTACCTGAGTGGGAATAATCTTGGAGGGGTGATTCCGGAAATATGGGAAAATCTTGGGGGTATTAGAGGAATTGGGTTTTCTATGATGGGCCTTGTTGGGGAGATACCTGCATCAATGGGGGTTTATCTGAAGAATCTGACATACCTAGGGCTTGATAACAACATGCTTGTGGGGCCCGTACCTGAGGAGTTTGGGCTTTTGGATTGTGCAGATGAGATCAACTTGGAGAACAACAACTTGAGTGGTAAGGTTCCAGCTTCAATTAGAGTTGTTGGGGAGAAGCTTAAGCTGAAAGGGAACACACAACTTTGTGTTGATGATAGGTTGATGAGATGTGATAATGGTGAAAGGTGTGGCTTGTTGAGTCAAATGAAGCTATGCAACAAAGCTGATAATGATATTCTTGATGCTGCTGCTTTCCTTTTGAGTAGTGCTTGTGGGGTTTCTTCTTTTGATCCTCTTGTCTTGTTCTTTTCTCTATTGGGGTTTGTTTTTTGTTTGTATTTGTAGGAATGTGACACTTCATCATCATGGTTATACATACTGAGAATAGGCCTAACTTGTAACTTCAAAGTCTCTAACAACATTGGAGCAGCAAATTTCTTTTTGGACGTTAAAAATCAGAAAGCAAAAGTTGCATGTTTTTTAGTAGtcaaggagaaagaagaagaggaaaagcatgcaTTTACATTATTAGTAGTTGTAATTAGCACATTAATCAGTATCATTAACTTATATTACAATTTTGAAGATAGAGTTCTGAGTTCTAACTTCAATTCTCAATTTACAGAACACTCTATAGTAGCTAAAGCCTTTGTAGTAGAAAGAATTGTTACACTAATTTGTCCAGAGGATTTTGTCAGATCCCCTTTGAGTTTGATGTCCATCTTGGTCTTGGTCTTGTTCTGACTCTGATTGATCTTCTTCAAAATGTCTATGTTTCTTTCTAGCTTTGTGGCCTGATCTAGAAGAGATTTCTTTGTTCAAAATTCTTTGTGCTCTTGATGATCTTGACTTGGTTGAGGTAGAACCAGCGTTGGAAGAAGCATCTTTAACTTTAGTGGAGCTAGTCCTTTTAAGTTTAGGAACATCTGGTAATAGGTTGTTCCTAGGTGGCTGCAAATTTAAGTCACTACTACAACCTTGGATTTGTTGTTGGATAGAGTCCATGTCATTTGATGGTTGCTCTGAGGAGCATTTGGAATTGGTGGATTCATTAttattgcatgatgatgattccTTTGATTTGGATGACCTAGTTTTGGGATTCTTTGGCCTGTCTGATTTTTCCTTTGCATGAGATTCTCTCATGTTTCCCATTGATTGCCTCCTTGAACCTCTTTTTATTGAATCTGTCTCAAACGCAATTCTTTTTATATTATCATCAacatttattcatgtttgattaGTTTAAGCTTTTTTTATTCAAGTAAAAAGTGCGTggcaaaaaatattatatgcaaGCGAAATTAATATGTtaattcatatttaatttattattaaataatgcGTGAATTAAAAAAAGCGAAGGTGAATAGTAAAAGATACCGTCGGAGAGGCATTGGGATGAATTGTCATCTCCTTGGCTATGAATGTCTCCATGAAGACTTAGAGGTGCTGATGCTGAAAGTCCATGAACAGATTTAAACTCGTTCATCTGAAACAAACCCAAATGAATTTCCACATGCCTTTCTCAAATcatgaaaaacacacacacacacacataaataTTAACTCAAATTACAAAAATCAGTACTATATCGTACTAATACTAAATATGTTtaacactttaaaaaaaattgtgcatTTAATATCTAGAAGAGATACGTGTTAAGTTTATTAATTGAAATTCAttttataaaagatatatataaaatttatgtttttaatatatttattaaaataaatatttaaaattttttacgaataataattttaacatgtatatataaaatttttgtttttatttatttatttattaaattattaagcaTGTTATTAGTCATATCATATGTTAGTATTAAGTCTACTTAAGATACAGCCAAATTAAGCATTAAGTAATTGAATAATCTTAAAACAAAGCTTTGTTTTATTTCCTACTAACAaacgatttttttttaaaaagttggaTTATTTAGAgtgaatttataaaaaatgaccTATATTATGTTTTATACGATGTTGTGTGCCTTTGTAAAATGTCAATGACGTTTTgtcttttcataattttaaaaaggaaacgtataagtaaacaataaaaatattaaataacgtgaacaatagatatatagGATGTTTAATATATTAAGTGTGCAGATGATTatcttaatattaagatttaagtaAGTAATTTAGGGTgtatgtgtttttattttattgagctAATTTTAGAACACATTGTTCATAATAGTcattgtctacctaacaaaatctttttaaataatatttttttataaaatatcaataacgttttatttttttatatttaaaaaatatttttattacaaaaagataaatggtattttatcttttataattaaaaaaatatttttattataaaataataatgatattttGTGCTGCTATCACaacattataaaatattaaaataattaaatattattgtatttcacgttaaaattaataatatataaacaaattaatCCTAAAATTTGTTATGGATTAAAGttctatttaaaaaattgttgttcactaataaattataatatatctaagataaaattttaacTGAACGAATGAATTAACTATTCAATTAACCaaagtgagtttttttttttttttttggttgactAAAGGGAGTCTTTTAAAAGAAAGGTTTGAATATGATTTACAAAGAAAATAGGGAAGTACCCAGCTAGGATTATTTTCAGCCGAAGGACCCTGCCACCCGATGTGGGCCACATGCTTCACATCTGTGGGATGACCAAtctcaatttcttgttctttatcaCTTTCTGCAAATTAAACCTCATCATCAATAACTTATATActttaaattatgaaaaattcAAAAGGCAATTAGAAATATAATAATCAATTTACATGAAGGGCTTAACTTACCAAATATCTGAGAAATGAATCTAATCCCTCTTAGAATGCCCTTCACCTTGCAATTGTTGGACATGTTCAACAAAATCTTAAGCTTTggaaattaattctaatttacacAAGTTGGTTGTAAATAATATGTACTTAGTGAAATGGAAGATAAGAATGCAACACTGAATGAGACCCACAAAGACACAATCATGAATTTCAactaacgttttttttttttttttgcccttcCTTCTTAGTACTTGCAAGTTTCAAGTTATTGTTGTCCTATGATTCTCCTGACATTTGAAGAAATAGAAgaattgtttaaaataatatttaaggcgcacacacacactctctctctctctctcttaaacgAATAATGTCTATTAGGATAATGAGAAAAGGGTTCAAGTCCTAGTATCTTGGACACCAATTTTTCTGTTTAAAAAGCATACCCAATTTTAGTTTCATGAAATGTAGGGTAGTGGTTTGTTTGTTGATTCTATCCTTCAATTGAAACCTGAAGCTGGCCGAAATTTTAGGTGTGAAAATGAGAGTGACTGAATTTAGGAAggtcctaataataataatcctaatATGTTTTGTCTATagaatgaaattaattaattaattaattaatagattttttttttttagtttacacCAGGGTATCCATCAGGCAGGAAGTTCAATGACTAATTTCTCGGGTATTACAGAGGTAAAGTGAGTGATCCTCCCAATCAAGCAAGTTTTATTGAGTATCGAATCTAAAAAGAATAATTAAGGGATACAGACCATCATCCATCTGTACTAATTTGGGTTGATAATTAATGGATTATTAGTGAGTGAGTATCAATGAATTTTTAAGAAGGGAAAAAAATCACAAGTTTCcacttttgtaaaaaataatgaaaaatcgtATACTAAGTTTATTATTAAGATTATTCAagatttttttttggaaagaTAATTCAAGAACGTTAATGGAATCATTACCATTAATGTCGATGATAGATACTTCCTAAAAAAACCAAGCTTCGGTTATAGTAAGtaaaataataatgtataaaataattttatttttgtatttaatactttttttattcaataaaaaagtatttaataaaaaaaatttgaacttctttatttaaaaaaaaaatcttttttaaatactAGAAAGATCATCGGATGATgttgttttattaaaaaaatatagaaatataattataatcaCCATATAAGTAACATAAGAGTAAATTTTATTCAACAATAGGCACGatttcagtcacaaaaaaaaaaaaggcacgatttttataagaataaaattCTACATCTaagttataatttaatcaaatttaattaagtattttaaatttatgttCGCATATTTTTTTGATGGTgtgtcttttttttcttctttttcttttttgttatctttttcttttgttattgtcATCACTAACAAGACTAATattttgctaacatctttattgattctgattttttctggtgacatcattaaataattttgattcatttctTAATTCATTTGAGATCCATTTGGATCTAGAAATGAATTCAatatgtttttgttgatgattgaattttttttaccaCTTGTTTAAAtttgaactaatttcggttcatttgtaaaTTAGTTGAGGTTTACTTGATGCTActaataagtattgaccaaattttttattttttaaataattttggtttatttattagtttaattgaggttcatttaatTTAGATCCAGAAATAAATTCGATGTGTTTTGGTTGATGATGGAGTCTTTTTAACtagttcaaatctgaactaatttcgattcttttgtgtgttaattgatgaGGTTCGCTTGATGCTGCTGATaattattgaccaaattttttattccttaagtaatttcgattcatttcttagtttaattgagattcatttggatttagaaatgaatttaatgtgtttttgttgatgattgagtctttttgactgcttgttcaaattTGAACTAATTTCGGTTAATTTGtggggttaatagtcaaattagtcattGAAAGATAAGGCAttcttcaaattcatccttgaaagaTGTTTTTAATCAAACTAGtcattcaaaaattatgaaataatcatatatattctTCAGTTACTCCACTCACAATTTTCGTCAACCATTGATGATGTGAAATGTTAACTGATAGCATACATGACACATAATAATTAATATGTTCAATTAGACAATGACTAAAGATGTTTACCAAAATCTATCAATTCAGCCACTAAATCATATTAGgaatataatttttgtaattagaaaaaatgactaaattaataattttttataaacatatttcGTCAATATCTAATACATAAAAAGTATTATATATGTATCAATTAACATTTTACAATATCAATCtttgaaaaaaattgttaatggaGTGACTGGaagacaaatatgattaattcataatctttaaaagactaatttgattgaaaaaaatttcagGGATGAATTTGAAGAATGTCTTATTTTTCAgagattaattttattattaacccTTAATTTGTGTGTTAATGGTTAACTTtatgctgctgataagtattgaccaaattttttagcaaagaaaaattaaattattcattatcactttatttaATTGCATTAGATTCCATTTCAttccattcttaaaaattatcCCGATCTTTGGGATAAATTGTTCAGCGACAACACACCTAAACTGCAAAccgaaatattattataataatgccATTGTGTAATAACAAATGAATCGAAAATTGTGCATTCTATAAAATCAAAAACTCCTGTAATTTCGGTgcattttaaagttaattgtgtcgcaatcaCTATGTAATTTCGGTGCATTTGATCTCGTTGtcctatacaattcaaaattctttttcctcctcctcc
This window contains:
- the LOC112754062 gene encoding uncharacterized protein; the protein is MPSSFQLFLTFFFSILLLSHQQPPLNPHEQESLYKVLHSINPTIPWRTLFPSHDFCISPPHGILCDYDDSQNDTVSFSHLLQLSFGYVSDESSNPPCSDNATLNSLLFTSFPFLQKLFFYNCFNASSLVISTPQTLPFSFAFSSTLQELVFIDNPSLVMPIADILLQNFTSLRRLVLVNNGFHGELPETVGSFVNLEEVTLSGNNLSGEVPTSLGTLEKLKVLDLSHNDFHGCVPESFGDGKFMEMVKLDLSHNGFGCRVPESLGHLQSLELLDLSFNKFGNFGVPLFLGKVPTLKEVYLSGNNLGGVIPEIWENLGGIRGIGFSMMGLVGEIPASMGVYLKNLTYLGLDNNMLVGPVPEEFGLLDCADEINLENNNLSGKVPASIRVVGEKLKLKGNTQLCVDDRLMRCDNGERCGLLSQMKLCNKADNDILDAAAFLLSSACGVSSFDPLVLFFSLLGFVFCLYL
- the LOC112754063 gene encoding uncharacterized protein, with product MSNNCKVKGILRGIRFISQIFESDKEQEIEIGHPTDVKHVAHIGWQGPSAENNPSWMNEFKSVHGLSASAPLSLHGDIHSQGDDNSSQCLSDDSIKRGSRRQSMGNMRESHAKEKSDRPKNPKTRSSKSKESSSCNNNESTNSKCSSEQPSNDMDSIQQQIQGCSSDLNLQPPRNNLLPDVPKLKRTSSTKVKDASSNAGSTSTKSRSSRAQRILNKEISSRSGHKARKKHRHFEEDQSESEQDQDQDGHQTQRGSDKILWTN